A stretch of Bombus huntii isolate Logan2020A chromosome 7, iyBomHunt1.1, whole genome shotgun sequence DNA encodes these proteins:
- the LOC126867508 gene encoding serine/threonine-protein phosphatase 6 regulatory ankyrin repeat subunit A isoform X3 has translation MSSNSKKTSGGKDEKKNPSSKEESPVSKDETGGSASTGSTGGGTSADGTQPGSKPGSAGATSREAAQKLLGLAARGEWAPVDQLLKSLEKAVQSVGEDGPLLPLASIMDPATGMTPLMYAVKDNRTGLLDRMIELGADVGARNSDNYNALHIAAMYSREDVVKLLLSKRGVDPYATGGPRQQTAVHLVASRQTGTATSILRALLAAAGRDIRLKVDGRGKIPLLLAVEAGNQSMCRELLAQQAPDQLRATTTTGDSALHLAARRRDIDMVRILVDYGATVDMQNGDGQTALHIASAEGDETLVKYFYGVRASASITDHQDRTPMHLAAENGHASIIELLADKFKASIFERTKDGSTLMHIASLNGHSECATMLFKKGVYLHMPNKRGARSIHTAAKYGHVGIISTLLQRGEKVDATTNDNYTALHIAVENAKPAVVETLLGYGAEVHVRGGKLRETPLHIAARVPDGDRCALMLLKSGAGPNLTTDDGQTPVHVAASHGNLTTLLLLLEDGGDPMYKSKNGETPLHLACRGCKADVVRHLIEFVKERKGPETATAYVNSLTNEGASALHYAAQIEPSEVEIPGDDRAVIRALLEGGADVSLQTKQAQESAFHHCALAGNNEVLTEMISGMSATEVQKALNRQSAVGWTPLLIAAHRGHMELVTTLLANHARVDVFDLEGRSALHLAAEHGYLQVCDALLANKAFINSKSRVGRTALHLAAMNGYSHLVKFLVQDHGAAIDVLTLRKQTPLHLAAGAGQLEVCKLLLELGASIDATDDQGQKPIHAAAMNNYAEVAQLFLQRHPSLVMACTKDGNTCAHIAAMQGSVRVIEELMKFDRQGVISARNKLTEATPLQLAAEGGHAEVVKALVRAGASCADENRAGFTAVHLAAQHGHGQVLEVMRSSQSLRISSKKLGVTALHVAAYFGQADTVRELLTNVPGTVKSDPPTGGSLVGELGSESGMTPLHLAAYSGNENVVRLLLNSAGVQVEAATTENGFNPLHLACFGGHITVVGLLLSRSAELLHSSDRYGKTGLHIAATHGHYQMVEVLLGQGAEINATDKNGWTPLHCAARAGYLDVVKLLVESGASPKSETNLGSAPIWFAASEGHNDVLKYLMEKEHDTYALMEDKRFVYNMMVCSKSHNNKPIEEFVLVSPAPVDTAAKLSNIYMKLSEKEKERAKDLIAAGKQCEAMATELLALAAGADSAGRILTSMDRRNVEFLDVLIENEQKEVIAHTVVQRYLQELWQGSLNWNAFRTILLFVAFLICPPVWVVFALPLGHKYNNVPIIKFMSYLTSHIYLMVFLLLVGIIPIYPVVRPSLLPYWYEWCLLVMLSGLLLFELTNPSDKSGLGWIKLAVLLFGICGVAFHLMGFVLVQRQYWPTLLYLRNQLFALSFLLACVQILDFLSFHHLFGPWAIIIGNLMKDLARFLAVLAIFVFGFSMHFVALNQAFKNQSTQDMREDKKKKGAFYDVRMSPVLAVELLFFAIFGQTTHEQFKVEKTQPEWTKVLFKLTFGIYMLVSVVVLINLLIAMMSDTYQRIQAQSDIEWKYGLSKLVRNMHRTSTAPSPLNLLTTWMAYLYKLCKKRAAKKQRPSLVRLMGLQRTDALSARSRMGAKWLSKVKKAQVAHKDSVALSVVHLSPLGSQLSFSNVVRIDNVVDWEAVRHKYRDLYGENIEKHVEESKESTDHESLPTVLESSLAGVPVAGSQTTLTSIP, from the exons ATGAGCAGTAACAGTAAAAAGACATCGGGTGGGAAGGACGAAAAAAAGAATCCCTCCAGCAAAGAGGAAAGCCCAGTAAGCAAAGATGAGACCGGAGGATCAGCCTCGACGGGAAGTACCGGTGGAGGAACAAGCGCGGATGGGACACAACCTGGAAGCAAACCTGGATCGGCAGGAGCAACCAGCAGGGAAGCCGCACAAAAGCTCCTCGGGCTTGCCGCGCGTGGAGAATGGGCACCGGTGGACCAGCTGCTCAAATCTCTGGAGAAGGCGGTACAGAGCGTCGGAGAGGATGGTCCCCTCCTTCCTCTCGCTAGTATCATGGACCCG gCAACGGGCATGACACCATTGATGTACGCAGTAAAAGACAATCGCACGGGACTGCTCGACCGAATGATTGAATTGGGGGCGGACGTAGGTGCCAGGAACAGC GACAATTACAATGCTCTTCACATCGCGGCTATGTATTCGAGAGAGGATGTCGTCAAATTATTACTGTCAAAGCGGGGCGTCGATCCTTATGCCACTGGAGGA CCGAGGCAACAAACAGCTGTACATTTGGTCGCGTCCAGACAAACAGGTACTGCGACTTCAATTTTACGAGCGTTATTGGCCGCCGCCGGCCGGGACATTAGATTGAAAGTTGATGGG AGAGGAAAGATACCTTTGCTCTTGGCGGTGGAAGCTGGAAATCAATCGATGTGCAGAGAATTGTTGGCTCAACAGGCACCGGATCAGCTCCGTGCCACTACCACTACAGGTGACTCAGCCCTTCATCTGGCGGCTAGGAGACGGGACATCGATATGGTGCGAATATTGGTGGACTACGGGGCGACTGTGGATATGCAAAAC GGTGATGGACAAACTGCATTACATATAGCGAGCGCTGAGGGCGACGAAACCCTCGTCAAGTACTTTTACGGTGTCAGAGCGTCAGCCTCCATCACTGATCATCAGGATCGTACTCCGATGCATCTAGCAGCAGAAAACGGGCATGCTTCTATTATTGAGTTGCTGGCTGATAAATTCAAAGCCAGCATATTTGAGAGGACAAAGGACGGATCAACACTGATGCATATAGCGTCATTGAACGGTCACTCGGAATGCGCGACGATGCTCTTCAAGAAGGGCGTCTACTTGCACATGCCAAATAAACGTGGCGCCAGATCAATTCACACGGCAGCCAAGTACGGTCATGTTGGCATCATAAGCACTCTCCTACAACGAGGTGAAAAG GTGGACGCAACTACGAACGACAATTACACTGCGCTGCATATAGCCGTGGAAAATGCAAAACCTGCGGTAGTAGAGACTCTGTTAGGTTACGGGGCCGAAGTTCACGTTCGAGGAGGAAAGCTTCGGGAAACGCCTCTTCACATAGCAGCCAGAGTGCCTGACGGCGACAGATGTGCGCTGATGTTACTGAAATCTGGTGCAGGGCCAAATTTGACTACCGACGACGGTCAAACACCTGTGCACGTAGCGGCGAGCCATGGCAATTTGACGACGTTATTGCTTCTTCTGGAGGATGGCGGGGATCCTATGTACAAGTCGAAG AACGGAGAAACGCCACTTCACTTGGCATGTAGAGGATGCAAAGCCGACGTCGTGCGTCACTTGATCGAGTTTGTGAAGGAAAGAAAGGGTCCGGAAACAGCGACGGCCTACGTCAACAGTTTAACAAACGAAGGAGCGAGTGCATTACATTACGCCGCTCAGATCGAACCGTCGGAAGTTGAAATACCTGGTGACGACCGCGCAGTTATTCGAGCTCTTCTGGAAGGTGGAGCAGACGTTTCACTCCAAACAAAGCAAGCTCAAGAATCAGCGTTCCATCACTGCGCGTTAGCTGGAAACAACGAAGTTCTAACAGAGATGATAAGCGGTATGTCAGCCACGGAAGTACAGAAAGCGTTAAATCGTCAAAGCGCTGTCGGTTGGACCCCGTTGCTAATCGCTGCCCATCGCGGTCACATGGAGCTAGTGACCACGTTACTGGCGAATCACGCGAGAGTAGACGTATTTGACCTGGAGGGTAGGTCCGCGCTTCACCTGGCTGCCGAGCATGGCTACTTACAAGTCTGCGATGCGTTGTTGGCGAACAAAGCATTCATAAACTCCAAGTCCAGAGTCGGTAGAACAGCATTGCACTTAGCAGCGATGAACGGCTACTCGCATCTCGTCAAGTTCCTTGTGCAGGACCACGGGGCTGCGATAGACGTTCTTACGCTGAGAAAACAGACACCCCTTCATTTGGCAGCTGGTGCTGGCCAATTGGAAGTGTGCAAGCTTCTACTCGAACTCGGGGCAAGTATAGACGCGACCGACGATCAAGGCCAGAAACCGATTCATGCTGCAGCGATGAACAACTATGCGGAGGTGGCCCAGCTATTCCTTCAAAGACATCCCAGCTTAGTGATGGCATGTACCAAAGATGGGAACACATGCGCCCACATAGCGGCGATGCAGGGCAGCGTGCGCGTGATCGAAGAGCTGATGAAATTCGATCGGCAAGGTGTCATCTCTGCAAGAAACAAGTTAACCGAAGCGACTCCGCTTCAGCTGGCGGCCGAAGGAGGACATGCCGAGGTTGTTAAAGCGTTAGTCAGAGCAGGTGCTTCTTGTGCCGATGAGAATCGAGCGGGATTCACCGCGGTCCATTTGGCCGCACAACACGGACATGGTCAGGTATTGGAAGTGATGAGATCTTCTCAATCTCTTCGTATATCCAGTAAGAAGCTTGGGGTTACTGCCCTTCATGTTGCCGCGTACTTCGGTCAAGCCG ATACCGTGCGGGAACTCTTAACCAACGTACCTGGAACGGTGAAATCCGATCCCCCAACTGGTGGCTCTCTGGTAGGAGAATTAGGAAGCGAATCCGGAATGACACCTTTACACTTGGCTGCTTACTCCGGAAACGAAAACGTCGTACGACTGCTGTTAAACTCGGCTGGCGTACAG GTGGAGGCAGCGACCACGGAAAACGGCTTTAATCCCCTCCATTTGGCCTGTTTCGGAGGTCACATTACGGTGGTGGGCCTTCTGTTGAGCAGATCGGCAGAATTGTTACATAGCTCAGACCGATACGGTAAAACTGGTCTGCACATCGCCGCGACTCACGGTCACTACCAAATGGTGGAAGTTCTGCTCGGTCAGGGAGCAGAAATAAACGCGACTGATAAAAATGGCTGGACGCCGTTGCATTGCGCCGCTCGCGCCGGTTATCTTGATGTTGTTAAATTGCTAGTCGAAAGCGGAGCCTCACCGAAGAGTGAAACTAATCTCGGAAGCGCGCCGATTTGGTTCGCCGCTTCAGAGGGTCACAACGACGTGCTCAAGTATCTCATGGAGAAGGAGCACGATACATACGCTCTGATGGAGGATAAGAGG TTCGTCTATAATATGATGGTCTGCAGTAAGAGCCACAACAATAAACCGATCGAGGAATTCGTGCTGGTATCGCCGGCACCAGTAGACACGGCAGCAAAGCTCTCCAATATCTACATGAAATTGtcggagaaagagaaggagagagctAAAGACTTGATAGCCGCCGGCAAACAATGCGAAGCGATGGCCACAGAATTGTTAGCTCTAGCCGCAGGCGCCGACTCGGCTGGAAGAATTCTTACCTCGATGGATCGCAGAAACGTGGAATTCTTGGACGTTCTGATCGAGAACGAGCAGAAGGAGGTGATTGCGCATACGGTGGTACAACGATATCTTCAAGAACTGTGGCAGGGCAGCTTGAATTGGAACGCCTTCAGGACGATTCTTCTATTCGTCGCATTCCTCATCTGTCCGCCAGTATGGGTGGTGTTCGCTCTTCCGCTCGGTCACAAGTACAATAACGTTCCCATCATAAAATTCATGTCGTACCTCACGTCTCACATATATCTGATGGTCTTCCTTTTACTGGTCGGTATAATTCCTATATATCCGGTGGTAAGACCGAGTCTATTACCGTACTGGTACGAATGGTGTCTTCTCGTGATGCTGTCTGGACTTTTGCTCTTCGAGCTGACTAATCCTAGCGACAAGAGCGGACTAGGCTGGATCAAATTGGCGGTGCTATTGTTCGGCATCTGTGGAGTAGCGTTCCATCTTATGGGCTTCGTGCTAGTTCAACGACAGTACTGGCCAACCCTGCTCTACCTCAGGAATCAACTATTCGCTCTGAGCTTCTTGCTGGCTTGTGTGCAAATCCTCGACTTCCTCTCGTTTCACCATCTCTTTGGACCATGGGCGATCATCATCGGAAACCTGATGAAGGATCTCGCCAGATTTCTTGCTGTGTTAGCCATCTTTGTGTTTGGTTTCTCGATGCACTTCGTTGCGCTGAACCAAGCCTTCAAGAATCAATCGACTCAAGACATGCGCgaggacaaaaagaaaaagggcgCCTTCTACGACG TCAGGATGAGTCCCGTATTGGCCGTTGAGTTATTGTTCTTCGCCATCTTCGGTCAGACGACCCACGAACAATTCAAGGTCGAAAAAACGCAGCCCGAGTGGACCAAAGTTCTCTTCAAGCTCACCTTTGGTATTTATATGCTGGTTTCGGTGGTTGTGCTGATTAATCTGCTAATTGCCATGATGAGTGACACTTACCAACGGATACAAGCTCAGTCCGACATCGAATGGAAATACGGATTGAGTAAGCTTGTTAGAAATATGCACAG GACAAGCACAGCGCCATCGCCACTGAATCTCCTTACCACCTGGATGGCATATTTGTACAAACTCTGCAAAAAGCGGGCTGCAAAAAAGCAACGACCTTCTCTTGTCCGCTTGATGGGATTGCAAAGAACCGATGCGCTTTCAGCGCGGTCCAGAATGGGCGCCAAGTGGTTGTCCAAAGTGAAAAAAGCACAGGTGGCTCACAAGGATAGCGTTGCTTTATCGGTTGTTCACCTGAGTCCTCTTGGTAGCCAATTATCATTCAGTAACGTTGTCAGAATCGATAACGTTGTTGATTGGGAAGCGGTCCGACACAAGTATCGTGATCTTTATggtgaaaatattgaaaaacatGTCGAAGAATCGAAAGAATCTACCGATCATGAATCCCTACCGACTGTTCTGGAAAGTTCGTTGGCCGGTGTTCCCGTGGCAGGAAGCCAAACTACACTTACTTCTATTCCTTGA
- the LOC126867508 gene encoding serine/threonine-protein phosphatase 6 regulatory ankyrin repeat subunit A isoform X2 produces the protein MSSNSKKTSGGKDEKKNPSSKEESPVSKDETGGSASTGSTGGGTSADGTQPGSKPGSAGATSREAAQKLLGLAARGEWAPVDQLLKSLEKAVQSVGEDGPLLPLASIMDPATGMTPLMYAVKDNRTGLLDRMIELGADVGARNSDNYNALHIAAMYSREDVVKLLLSKRGVDPYATGGPRQQTAVHLVASRQTGTATSILRALLAAAGRDIRLKVDGRGKIPLLLAVEAGNQSMCRELLAQQAPDQLRATTTTGDSALHLAARRRDIDMVRILVDYGATVDMQNGDGQTALHIASAEGDETLVKYFYGVRASASITDHQDRTPMHLAAENGHASIIELLADKFKASIFERTKDGSTLMHIASLNGHSECATMLFKKGVYLHMPNKRGARSIHTAAKYGHVGIISTLLQRGEKVDATTNDNYTALHIAVENAKPAVVETLLGYGAEVHVRGGKLRETPLHIAARVPDGDRCALMLLKSGAGPNLTTDDGQTPVHVAASHGNLTTLLLLLEDGGDPMYKSKNGETPLHLACRGCKADVVRHLIEFVKERKGPETATAYVNSLTNEGASALHYAAQIEPSEVEIPGDDRAVIRALLEGGADVSLQTKQAQESAFHHCALAGNNEVLTEMISGMSATEVQKALNRQSAVGWTPLLIAAHRGHMELVTTLLANHARVDVFDLEGRSALHLAAEHGYLQVCDALLANKAFINSKSRVGRTALHLAAMNGYSHLVKFLVQDHGAAIDVLTLRKQTPLHLAAGAGQLEVCKLLLELGASIDATDDQGQKPIHAAAMNNYAEVAQLFLQRHPSLVMACTKDGNTCAHIAAMQGSVRVIEELMKFDRQGVISARNKLTEATPLQLAAEGGHAEVVKALVRAGASCADENRAGFTAVHLAAQHGHGQVLEVMRSSQSLRISSKKLGVTALHVAAYFGQADTVRELLTNVPGTVKSDPPTGGSLVGELGSESGMTPLHLAAYSGNENVVRLLLNSAGVQVEAATTENGFNPLHLACFGGHITVVGLLLSRSAELLHSSDRYGKTGLHIAATHGHYQMVEVLLGQGAEINATDKNGWTPLHCAARAGYLDVVKLLVESGASPKSETNLGSAPIWFAASEGHNDVLKYLMEKEHDTYALMEDKRFVYNMMVCSKSHNNKPIEEFVLVSPAPVDTAAKLSNIYMKLSEKEKERAKDLIAAGKQCEAMATELLALAAGADSAGRILTSMDRRNVEFLDVLIENEQKEVIAHTVVQRYLQELWQGSLNWNAFRTILLFVAFLICPPVWVVFALPLGHKYNNVPIIKFMSYLTSHIYLMVFLLLVGIIPIYPVVRPSLLPYWYEWCLLVMLSGLLLFELTNPSDKSGLGWIKLAVLLFGICGVAFHLMGFVLVQRQYWPTLLYLRNQLFALSFLLACVQILDFLSFHHLFGPWAIIIGNLMKDLARFLAVLAIFVFGFSMHFVALNQAFKNQSTQDMREDKKKKGAFYDDLLANVTEWMMETPSTAPPRRHLRYKTKPPECCDDSSRNIKMNPVLAFEYLFFAVFGQTTHGELKVETNQPQWTSVLFKLTFGVYMLVSVVVLINLLIAMMSDTYQRIQAQSDIEWKYGLSKLIRNMHRTTTAPSPLNLLTTWIVYFIKVCRQHAAKRKRPSLVHMMGLQRAARLSPRSKMGAKWLAKVKKGQVRPKDSVTLSVVHLSPLGSQLSFNSATRLESVVDWDSIRKKYLALSGNEPEKEADKDTKNEDDEKEDENVPTASNSSMVPTTMTPPI, from the exons ATGAGCAGTAACAGTAAAAAGACATCGGGTGGGAAGGACGAAAAAAAGAATCCCTCCAGCAAAGAGGAAAGCCCAGTAAGCAAAGATGAGACCGGAGGATCAGCCTCGACGGGAAGTACCGGTGGAGGAACAAGCGCGGATGGGACACAACCTGGAAGCAAACCTGGATCGGCAGGAGCAACCAGCAGGGAAGCCGCACAAAAGCTCCTCGGGCTTGCCGCGCGTGGAGAATGGGCACCGGTGGACCAGCTGCTCAAATCTCTGGAGAAGGCGGTACAGAGCGTCGGAGAGGATGGTCCCCTCCTTCCTCTCGCTAGTATCATGGACCCG gCAACGGGCATGACACCATTGATGTACGCAGTAAAAGACAATCGCACGGGACTGCTCGACCGAATGATTGAATTGGGGGCGGACGTAGGTGCCAGGAACAGC GACAATTACAATGCTCTTCACATCGCGGCTATGTATTCGAGAGAGGATGTCGTCAAATTATTACTGTCAAAGCGGGGCGTCGATCCTTATGCCACTGGAGGA CCGAGGCAACAAACAGCTGTACATTTGGTCGCGTCCAGACAAACAGGTACTGCGACTTCAATTTTACGAGCGTTATTGGCCGCCGCCGGCCGGGACATTAGATTGAAAGTTGATGGG AGAGGAAAGATACCTTTGCTCTTGGCGGTGGAAGCTGGAAATCAATCGATGTGCAGAGAATTGTTGGCTCAACAGGCACCGGATCAGCTCCGTGCCACTACCACTACAGGTGACTCAGCCCTTCATCTGGCGGCTAGGAGACGGGACATCGATATGGTGCGAATATTGGTGGACTACGGGGCGACTGTGGATATGCAAAAC GGTGATGGACAAACTGCATTACATATAGCGAGCGCTGAGGGCGACGAAACCCTCGTCAAGTACTTTTACGGTGTCAGAGCGTCAGCCTCCATCACTGATCATCAGGATCGTACTCCGATGCATCTAGCAGCAGAAAACGGGCATGCTTCTATTATTGAGTTGCTGGCTGATAAATTCAAAGCCAGCATATTTGAGAGGACAAAGGACGGATCAACACTGATGCATATAGCGTCATTGAACGGTCACTCGGAATGCGCGACGATGCTCTTCAAGAAGGGCGTCTACTTGCACATGCCAAATAAACGTGGCGCCAGATCAATTCACACGGCAGCCAAGTACGGTCATGTTGGCATCATAAGCACTCTCCTACAACGAGGTGAAAAG GTGGACGCAACTACGAACGACAATTACACTGCGCTGCATATAGCCGTGGAAAATGCAAAACCTGCGGTAGTAGAGACTCTGTTAGGTTACGGGGCCGAAGTTCACGTTCGAGGAGGAAAGCTTCGGGAAACGCCTCTTCACATAGCAGCCAGAGTGCCTGACGGCGACAGATGTGCGCTGATGTTACTGAAATCTGGTGCAGGGCCAAATTTGACTACCGACGACGGTCAAACACCTGTGCACGTAGCGGCGAGCCATGGCAATTTGACGACGTTATTGCTTCTTCTGGAGGATGGCGGGGATCCTATGTACAAGTCGAAG AACGGAGAAACGCCACTTCACTTGGCATGTAGAGGATGCAAAGCCGACGTCGTGCGTCACTTGATCGAGTTTGTGAAGGAAAGAAAGGGTCCGGAAACAGCGACGGCCTACGTCAACAGTTTAACAAACGAAGGAGCGAGTGCATTACATTACGCCGCTCAGATCGAACCGTCGGAAGTTGAAATACCTGGTGACGACCGCGCAGTTATTCGAGCTCTTCTGGAAGGTGGAGCAGACGTTTCACTCCAAACAAAGCAAGCTCAAGAATCAGCGTTCCATCACTGCGCGTTAGCTGGAAACAACGAAGTTCTAACAGAGATGATAAGCGGTATGTCAGCCACGGAAGTACAGAAAGCGTTAAATCGTCAAAGCGCTGTCGGTTGGACCCCGTTGCTAATCGCTGCCCATCGCGGTCACATGGAGCTAGTGACCACGTTACTGGCGAATCACGCGAGAGTAGACGTATTTGACCTGGAGGGTAGGTCCGCGCTTCACCTGGCTGCCGAGCATGGCTACTTACAAGTCTGCGATGCGTTGTTGGCGAACAAAGCATTCATAAACTCCAAGTCCAGAGTCGGTAGAACAGCATTGCACTTAGCAGCGATGAACGGCTACTCGCATCTCGTCAAGTTCCTTGTGCAGGACCACGGGGCTGCGATAGACGTTCTTACGCTGAGAAAACAGACACCCCTTCATTTGGCAGCTGGTGCTGGCCAATTGGAAGTGTGCAAGCTTCTACTCGAACTCGGGGCAAGTATAGACGCGACCGACGATCAAGGCCAGAAACCGATTCATGCTGCAGCGATGAACAACTATGCGGAGGTGGCCCAGCTATTCCTTCAAAGACATCCCAGCTTAGTGATGGCATGTACCAAAGATGGGAACACATGCGCCCACATAGCGGCGATGCAGGGCAGCGTGCGCGTGATCGAAGAGCTGATGAAATTCGATCGGCAAGGTGTCATCTCTGCAAGAAACAAGTTAACCGAAGCGACTCCGCTTCAGCTGGCGGCCGAAGGAGGACATGCCGAGGTTGTTAAAGCGTTAGTCAGAGCAGGTGCTTCTTGTGCCGATGAGAATCGAGCGGGATTCACCGCGGTCCATTTGGCCGCACAACACGGACATGGTCAGGTATTGGAAGTGATGAGATCTTCTCAATCTCTTCGTATATCCAGTAAGAAGCTTGGGGTTACTGCCCTTCATGTTGCCGCGTACTTCGGTCAAGCCG ATACCGTGCGGGAACTCTTAACCAACGTACCTGGAACGGTGAAATCCGATCCCCCAACTGGTGGCTCTCTGGTAGGAGAATTAGGAAGCGAATCCGGAATGACACCTTTACACTTGGCTGCTTACTCCGGAAACGAAAACGTCGTACGACTGCTGTTAAACTCGGCTGGCGTACAG GTGGAGGCAGCGACCACGGAAAACGGCTTTAATCCCCTCCATTTGGCCTGTTTCGGAGGTCACATTACGGTGGTGGGCCTTCTGTTGAGCAGATCGGCAGAATTGTTACATAGCTCAGACCGATACGGTAAAACTGGTCTGCACATCGCCGCGACTCACGGTCACTACCAAATGGTGGAAGTTCTGCTCGGTCAGGGAGCAGAAATAAACGCGACTGATAAAAATGGCTGGACGCCGTTGCATTGCGCCGCTCGCGCCGGTTATCTTGATGTTGTTAAATTGCTAGTCGAAAGCGGAGCCTCACCGAAGAGTGAAACTAATCTCGGAAGCGCGCCGATTTGGTTCGCCGCTTCAGAGGGTCACAACGACGTGCTCAAGTATCTCATGGAGAAGGAGCACGATACATACGCTCTGATGGAGGATAAGAGG TTCGTCTATAATATGATGGTCTGCAGTAAGAGCCACAACAATAAACCGATCGAGGAATTCGTGCTGGTATCGCCGGCACCAGTAGACACGGCAGCAAAGCTCTCCAATATCTACATGAAATTGtcggagaaagagaaggagagagctAAAGACTTGATAGCCGCCGGCAAACAATGCGAAGCGATGGCCACAGAATTGTTAGCTCTAGCCGCAGGCGCCGACTCGGCTGGAAGAATTCTTACCTCGATGGATCGCAGAAACGTGGAATTCTTGGACGTTCTGATCGAGAACGAGCAGAAGGAGGTGATTGCGCATACGGTGGTACAACGATATCTTCAAGAACTGTGGCAGGGCAGCTTGAATTGGAACGCCTTCAGGACGATTCTTCTATTCGTCGCATTCCTCATCTGTCCGCCAGTATGGGTGGTGTTCGCTCTTCCGCTCGGTCACAAGTACAATAACGTTCCCATCATAAAATTCATGTCGTACCTCACGTCTCACATATATCTGATGGTCTTCCTTTTACTGGTCGGTATAATTCCTATATATCCGGTGGTAAGACCGAGTCTATTACCGTACTGGTACGAATGGTGTCTTCTCGTGATGCTGTCTGGACTTTTGCTCTTCGAGCTGACTAATCCTAGCGACAAGAGCGGACTAGGCTGGATCAAATTGGCGGTGCTATTGTTCGGCATCTGTGGAGTAGCGTTCCATCTTATGGGCTTCGTGCTAGTTCAACGACAGTACTGGCCAACCCTGCTCTACCTCAGGAATCAACTATTCGCTCTGAGCTTCTTGCTGGCTTGTGTGCAAATCCTCGACTTCCTCTCGTTTCACCATCTCTTTGGACCATGGGCGATCATCATCGGAAACCTGATGAAGGATCTCGCCAGATTTCTTGCTGTGTTAGCCATCTTTGTGTTTGGTTTCTCGATGCACTTCGTTGCGCTGAACCAAGCCTTCAAGAATCAATCGACTCAAGACATGCGCgaggacaaaaagaaaaagggcgCCTTCTACGACG ATTTGTTGGCCAATGTTACGGAATGGATGATGGAGACGCCATCGACGGCGCCTCCTCGTCGACACCTCCGTTACAAGACAAAACCACCTGAGTGTTGTGACGATAGCTCCCGAAATA TAAAGATGAATCCTGTACTCGCCTTCGAGTATCTGTTCTTCGCCGTCTTTGGCCAAACGACCCACGGTGAACTGAAGGTCGAGACTAATCAGCCGCAGTGGACCTCGGTCCTGTTCAAGTTGACCTTTGGCGTATACATGTTGGTCTCAGTAGTTGTATTAATTAATCTACTGATCGCCATGATGAGCGACACCTACCAGCGGATACAGGCGCAATCGGACATTGAGTGGAAATACGGACTCAGTAAACTGATCCGAAATATGCACAG AACGACCACCGCCCCATCGCCTCTTAACTTGCTCACTACTTGGATCGTGTATTTCATCAAAGTGTGCAGGCAACACGCTGCAAAACGAAAACGTCCCTCTTTAGTCCACATGATGGGACTTCAGCGAGCTGCTCGTCTCTCACCTAGATCGAAGATGGGCGCGAAGTGGCTGGCCAAAGTGAAGAAAGGTCAAGTCAGACCAAAAGACAGTGTAACCTTGTCCGTGGTGCACTTGAGTCCTCTTGGAAGTCAATTGTCTTTCAATAGTGCTACAAGACTCGAAAGCGTAGTCGATTGGGATTCGATCCGTAAGAAATATTTAGCTCTGTCCGGGAACGAGCCTGAAAAAGAAGCAGACAAGGATACCAAAAACGAGGATGACGAGAAAGAGGATGAAAACGTACCGACGGCTTCTAACTCCTCCATGGTACCAACAACAATGACGCCACCTATCTAG